One genomic window of Paramormyrops kingsleyae isolate MSU_618 chromosome 20, PKINGS_0.4, whole genome shotgun sequence includes the following:
- the ero1b gene encoding ERO1-like protein beta isoform X2 → MFRVFSNLFMASCLSLYFVGQLHSELTGILDDCFCDVESIDIFNNFKIYPSIRKLTERDYFRYYKVNLKRPCPFWPDDSQCSIKDCQVEPCPESKVPVGIKAGNYNKYSQASNTRSDVEECEHAHELGAINSTLSNQSREAFEDWARHDDAQDHFCELDDETSPDAQYVDLLLNPERYTGYKGPSAWRVWNSIYEENCFKPRSVYRPLNPLVPSRGDDDGEGFYNWLEGLCLEKRVFYRLISGLHSSINIHLCAEYLLEEPWSKAHWGANVREFRRRFDPAETKGEGTRRLKNLYFLYLIELRALSKVAPYFERSIINLYTGNVQEDGQTKELLLQIFNEIRAFPMHFDEKSMFAGHKLEAKTLKEEFRLHFKNISRIMDCVGCNKCRVWGKLQTQGLGTALKILFSEKEIQNLQENSPSKGFQLTRQEIVALLNAFGRLSTSIKELHNFRTLLKDQR, encoded by the exons ATGTTTAGAGTGTTCAGCAACCTGTTTATGGCGTCCTGTCTTTCTCTTTACTTTGTTGGACAATTGCATTCCGAG ctgactggcatcctggatGACTGCTTCTGTGACGTGGAGAGCATCGACATCTTCAACAACTTCAAGATCTACCCAAGCATCCGCAAGCTAACAGAGAGAGACTACTTCAGATATTACAAA GTAAACCTTAAGCGGCCCTGTCCGTTTTGGCCTGATGACAGCCAGTGCTCCATTAAGGACTGCCAGGTGGAGCCTTGTCCAGAG AGCAAGGTTCCAGTGGGAATTAAAGCAGGCAACTACAACAAG TATTCCCAGGCATCCAACACACGGTCAGACGTAGAGGAGTGCGAGCATGCCCACGAGCTGGGGGCCATCAACAGCACACTCAG TAATCAGAGCAGGGAGGCGTTTGAGGACTGGGCCCGGCACGACGACGCCCAGGACCACTTCTGCGAGCTGGATG ATGAGACGTCCCCAGACGCCCAGTACGTGGACCTGCTTCTGAACCCCGAGCGTTACACCGGCTACAAAGGCCCCTCAGCCTGGAGGGTTTGGAACAGCATCTATGAGGAGAACTGCTTCAA GCCCAGATCAGTGTACCGGCCCCTGAACCCGCTGGTCCCTAGTCGCG GAGATGATGATG GTGAAGGTTTTTACAACTGGTTGGAAG GCCTCTGCCTGGAGAAGAGAGTGTTCTACCGCCTGATCTCTGGCCTCCACAGCAGCATCAACATCCACCTGTGTGCAGAGTACCTGCTAGAAG AGCCCTGGAGCAAGGCCCACTGGGGCGCCAACGTGCGTGAGTTCCGGCGCCGCTTTGACCCGGCTGAGACCAAGGGCGAGGGCACGCGCCGCCTGAAGAACCTCTACTTCCTGTACCTGATCGAGCTACGGGCGCTCTCCAAGGTGGCACCATACTTTGAGCGCTCCATCATCAACCTGTACACCGGCAATGTGCAGGAGGATGGCCAGACCAAGGAGCTGTTGCTGCAGATCTTCAACGAGATCAG AGCTTTCCCCATGCACTTTGATGAGAAGTCCATGTTTGCAGGACACAAGCTGGAGGCCAAGACTTTAAAG GAGGAATTCAGGCTCCACTTTAAGAACATCTCCCGCATAATGGACTGCGTGGGTTGCAATAAGTGCCGAGTGTGGGGTAAACTGCAG ACTCAGGGGCTGGGCACCGCCCTCAAGATCTTATTCTCGGAGAAGGAAATTCAGAACCTACAGGAAAACAGTCCATCGAAGGGGTTCCAGCTGACACGACAGGAGATTGTAGCCTTGCTGAATGCGTTTGGAAG GCTCTCCACAAGTATCAAAGAGCTGCATAATTTCCGAACTCTGCTTAAGGACCAGAGGTAA
- the ero1b gene encoding ERO1-like protein beta isoform X1: MIRATVQRGAPFVLLWLFVGNSVFAWLGNDNVKSKKQKNGQSDYEATGSQDQNCFCHLTGILDDCFCDVESIDIFNNFKIYPSIRKLTERDYFRYYKVNLKRPCPFWPDDSQCSIKDCQVEPCPESKVPVGIKAGNYNKYSQASNTRSDVEECEHAHELGAINSTLSNQSREAFEDWARHDDAQDHFCELDDETSPDAQYVDLLLNPERYTGYKGPSAWRVWNSIYEENCFKPRSVYRPLNPLVPSRGDDDGEGFYNWLEGLCLEKRVFYRLISGLHSSINIHLCAEYLLEEPWSKAHWGANVREFRRRFDPAETKGEGTRRLKNLYFLYLIELRALSKVAPYFERSIINLYTGNVQEDGQTKELLLQIFNEIRAFPMHFDEKSMFAGHKLEAKTLKEEFRLHFKNISRIMDCVGCNKCRVWGKLQTQGLGTALKILFSEKEIQNLQENSPSKGFQLTRQEIVALLNAFGRLSTSIKELHNFRTLLKDQR, from the exons ATGATCAGAGCCACTGTACAGCGCGGTGCGCCGTTTGTTTTGCTGTGGCTGTTTGTCGGGAACTCTGTTTTTGCTTGGCTGGGTAACGACAACGTCAAGTCCAAGAAGCAGAAAAACGGACAGTCCGACTACGAGGCCACCGGAAGCCAAGACCAAAACTGCTTTTGCCAC ctgactggcatcctggatGACTGCTTCTGTGACGTGGAGAGCATCGACATCTTCAACAACTTCAAGATCTACCCAAGCATCCGCAAGCTAACAGAGAGAGACTACTTCAGATATTACAAA GTAAACCTTAAGCGGCCCTGTCCGTTTTGGCCTGATGACAGCCAGTGCTCCATTAAGGACTGCCAGGTGGAGCCTTGTCCAGAG AGCAAGGTTCCAGTGGGAATTAAAGCAGGCAACTACAACAAG TATTCCCAGGCATCCAACACACGGTCAGACGTAGAGGAGTGCGAGCATGCCCACGAGCTGGGGGCCATCAACAGCACACTCAG TAATCAGAGCAGGGAGGCGTTTGAGGACTGGGCCCGGCACGACGACGCCCAGGACCACTTCTGCGAGCTGGATG ATGAGACGTCCCCAGACGCCCAGTACGTGGACCTGCTTCTGAACCCCGAGCGTTACACCGGCTACAAAGGCCCCTCAGCCTGGAGGGTTTGGAACAGCATCTATGAGGAGAACTGCTTCAA GCCCAGATCAGTGTACCGGCCCCTGAACCCGCTGGTCCCTAGTCGCG GAGATGATGATG GTGAAGGTTTTTACAACTGGTTGGAAG GCCTCTGCCTGGAGAAGAGAGTGTTCTACCGCCTGATCTCTGGCCTCCACAGCAGCATCAACATCCACCTGTGTGCAGAGTACCTGCTAGAAG AGCCCTGGAGCAAGGCCCACTGGGGCGCCAACGTGCGTGAGTTCCGGCGCCGCTTTGACCCGGCTGAGACCAAGGGCGAGGGCACGCGCCGCCTGAAGAACCTCTACTTCCTGTACCTGATCGAGCTACGGGCGCTCTCCAAGGTGGCACCATACTTTGAGCGCTCCATCATCAACCTGTACACCGGCAATGTGCAGGAGGATGGCCAGACCAAGGAGCTGTTGCTGCAGATCTTCAACGAGATCAG AGCTTTCCCCATGCACTTTGATGAGAAGTCCATGTTTGCAGGACACAAGCTGGAGGCCAAGACTTTAAAG GAGGAATTCAGGCTCCACTTTAAGAACATCTCCCGCATAATGGACTGCGTGGGTTGCAATAAGTGCCGAGTGTGGGGTAAACTGCAG ACTCAGGGGCTGGGCACCGCCCTCAAGATCTTATTCTCGGAGAAGGAAATTCAGAACCTACAGGAAAACAGTCCATCGAAGGGGTTCCAGCTGACACGACAGGAGATTGTAGCCTTGCTGAATGCGTTTGGAAG GCTCTCCACAAGTATCAAAGAGCTGCATAATTTCCGAACTCTGCTTAAGGACCAGAGGTAA